Proteins co-encoded in one Plasmodium reichenowi strain SY57 chromosome 10, whole genome shotgun sequence genomic window:
- a CDS encoding 26S proteasome regulatory subunit RPN9, putative, whose product MSESDKYNHINKYLNENEEILLKELKGKYEFMDMEEIKNYKEKKLHHELTLEVQKFVNNKDVELIDKFRLFYTYLSPLITKLKKTIYAELLYIVTVEFDTNWTIEYVRESEKNLENDKDAIIIYRCILILKYIKLEDYKNCEAEIENAKNMLQGVIGLNIVAHKFYNYALMCYYKALKKSDLYVKYALLYLAYTPLNDLNDYDKIDIGTYICIHSIISENVYNIGEIIQLPLINICIKNNEETNWLYELIYIYNEGNIDSFNETIEKYQYNIENCILKNYQHNMLKKMTLLALMDLAFKKKKQREDISFIEIAQHCKIDINEVEKMLITAKSKNIITCKIDEIQKTVKITWVKPRVLNNEKIYFMKESIDKWINNSKNLITYMEDLSVELLIS is encoded by the coding sequence ATGAGCGAAAGCgataaatataatcatattaataaatatctaaacgaaaatgaagaaattCTTTTGAAAGAATTAAAGGGTAAATACGAATTTATGGATATGGAagaaataaagaattaCAAAGAGAAGAAACTTCATCATGAATTAACTTTAGAAGTTCAAAAGTTTGTTAATAACAAAGATGTGGAATTAATAGATAAGTTTCGTTTATTTTATACGTATTTATCACCATTAATAAccaaattaaaaaaaacaatatatgctgaattattatatatagtaaCAGTAGAGTTTGATACAAATTGGACAATAGAATATGTAAGAGAATCTGAAAAGAATTTAGAAAATGACAAGGATGcgataataatatatagatgtatattaatattaaaatatataaaattagaagattataaaaattgtgAAGCAGAAATTGAAAATgcaaaaaatatgttaCAAGGTGTTATAGGTTTAAATATCGTAGCtcataaattttataattatgcTTTAATGTGTTATTATAAAGCTTTAAAGAAATCAgatttatatgtaaaatatgCACTTTTATATTTAGCATATACACCATTAAATGATTTAAATGATTATGACAAGATAGATATAggaacatatatatgtatacattcTATAATTAGTgaaaatgtatataatattggTGAAATTATACAACTAccattaataaatatatgtataaaaaataatgaagaaacAAATTGGttatatgaattaatatatatatataatgaaggTAATATTGATTCTTTTAATGAAACTATTGAAAAatatcaatataatattgaaaattgtatattaaaaaattatcaacataatatgttaaaaaaaatgactCTACTAGCATTAATGGATCTAgcttttaaaaaaaaaaaacaaagagaagatatttcttttattgAAATTGCACAACATTGTAAAATAGATATTAATGAAGTTgaaaaaatgttaataacagcaaaaagtaaaaatattattacttgCAAAATTGACGAAATTCAGAAAACAGTTAAAATTACATGGGTTAAACCAAGAGTActtaataatgaaaaaatttattttatgaaagAAAGTATAGACAAGTGGATCAACAATTCTAAAAACCTCATTACATATATGGAAGACTTATCAGTCGAATTGTTGATATCTTGA
- a CDS encoding glycoprotease, putative, with protein MVDNMEVDKKNGKKYILGIEGSANKLGISIINEDMKILVNMRRTYISEIGCGFIPREISAHHRYYIVDMIKSCLKKVNIKISDITLICYTKGPGIGSALYIGYNIAKILHSYFNIPVVGVNHCIAHIEMGIFITKLYNPIVLYVSGSNTQIIYYNDHKKKYEIIGETLDIAIGNVIDRSARILKISNAPSPGYNVELLARKKYLLNIMKRNKNKNKNKNLMKKQQQMKDNDFNSNELNDEQINDNKKIEDFTELLFFPYTIKGMDISFSGYDFYITKYFSKYMNKKSKTLNKLEKQTTNQRCNEKRKDNQYDYKIKCNEKKQQQEQQKDTYSNINKKCKIENVNEQTIESNQNNNNMYNQNELGKETFKNIEPLNDNYKNDYDKVKEDIIDNHNGTVQNINDDDNNSSNSFQKNNKLFYVAGLKGNSYYEDNIIFESEHKENYGENDEYIDDNCSIETASDFYEKSVNEEEQDIIDLTDEEKRKIQICYSLQHHIFSMLIEITERAIAFTNSKEVIIVGGVGCNLFLQNMMKKMAKQKNIKIGFMDHSYCVDNGAMIAYTGYLEYLHAKNKDIYNFNNITIHQRYRTDDVFVTWK; from the coding sequence atgGTTGACAATATGGAAGTTGATAAAAAGAATGggaagaaatatattttaggCATAGAAGGAAGCGCTAATAAATTAGGCATAAGTATtataaatgaagatatGAAGATTTTAGTAAATATGAGAAGGACATATATATCTGAAATAGGATGTGGATTTATACCTAGAGAAATTAGTGCTCATCATAGATATTACATTGTTGATATGATAAAGAgttgtttaaaaaaagtaaatataaaaataagtgATATTACATTAATATGTTACACGAAAGGTCCAGGTATCGGATCAGCTCTTTATATAGGTTATAATATAGCGAAAATATTACattcttattttaatataccCGTGGTTGGTGTTAATCATTGTATTGCTCATATCGAAATGggtatatttataacaaaattatataatccTATAGTACTTTATGTGAGTGGAAGTAATAcacaaattatatattataatgatcataaaaagaaatatgaaataatagGAGAAACCTTAGATATTGCTATAGGTAATGTTATTGATCGCTCAGCAagaattttaaaaatatctAATGCACCTTCCCCAGGATATAATGTAGAACTATTAGctagaaaaaaatatctactaaatattatgaaaagaaataaaaataaaaataaaaataaaaatctTATGAAGAAGCAACAACAAATGAAAGATAATGACTTCAACTCAAATGAATTAAATGatgaacaaataaatgataataaaaaaatcGAAGACTTTAcagaattattattctttcCTTATACTATCAAAGGTATGGATATATCTTTTAGTGGGTACGATTTTTATATCACCAAATATTTTTCcaaatatatgaataagAAGTCAAAAACATTAAATAAGTTAGAAAAACAAACAACCAATCAAAGATGCAATGAAAAACGAAAGGATAACCaatatgattataaaataaaatgtaatgAAAAGAAACAACAGCAAGAACAACAAAAAGATACATatagtaatataaataaaaaatgtaaaatagAAAATGTGAATGAACAAACAATTGAATCTAATcaaaataacaataatatgtataatcAAAATGAACTAGGAAAGGAAACGTTTAAGAATATTGAACCTTTAAATGATAActataaaaatgattatgATAAGGTGAAAGAAGATATTATAGATAATCATAACGGTACCGTgcaaaatataaatgatgatgataataatagtagtaataGCTTTcagaaaaataataaattattttatgttgCTGGTCTTAAAGGTAATTCCTACTATGAAGacaatataatttttgaaAGTGAACATAAAGAAAATTACGGAGAGaatgatgaatatattGATGATAATTGTTCTATTGAGACTGCTAGTGACTTCTATGAAAAAAGTgtaaatgaagaagaacAAGATATAATTGATCTTAcagatgaagaaaaaagaaaaatacaaatatgCTATAGCTTACAACATCATATTTTTAGTATGCTTATTGAAATTACAGAAAGAGCTATAGCATTTACAAATAGTAAAGAGGTTATTATTGTAGGAGGAGTTGGATGTAATTTATTCCTTCaaaatatgatgaaaaaaatggcgaaacaaaaaaatattaaaattggATTCATGGATCACAGTTATTGTGTTGATAATGGAGCTATGATTGCATATACCGGATATTTAGAATATCTACATgcaaaaaataaagatatatataattttaacaATATAACTATTCATCAGAGATATCGAACTGATGATGTTTTCGTAACATGGAAATAA